A genomic segment from Echeneis naucrates chromosome 20, fEcheNa1.1, whole genome shotgun sequence encodes:
- the mtfr1 gene encoding mitochondrial fission regulator 1, which translates to MSKDYTRMEMDLALGSAKPYGSTRSIVRRIATSLPLKPCPRVHFQLHPYTEDAGVLSRKHNCQVASLADIAWIDRDEDEKDDEEDTFGRPMSGMAQGFMFRAHQPHPQRRALRRRRSLPSLHQGAPNPRGASTANDEAIQKISALETELAKLRAQIAQIVLAQEKNTQPVTNPGVPLPPPPCGTLPPPPPPPPPPPPLPQSLQRTFSAIDLIKERRGKKTDGQTVLDSRPAEIPSMLDVLKDMNKVKLRSVKSRPVESDAKGKSTEPADAAALIAEALKRKFAHRYRNDSGQEDQEDFKLPVPSVKPQTETPLFGQHMLKPTGKKKLL; encoded by the exons ATGAGTAAAGACTACACACGGATGGAGATGGACTTG GCTTTGGGATCAGCTAAGCCTTATGGATCCACAAGGAGTATTGTGAGGAGAATAGCTACTAGTCTTCCTCTCAAACCCTGCCCAAGGGTTCATTTTCAG CTTCATCCGTACACTGAGGATGCTGGTGTCCTGAGCAGGAAGCATAACTGTCAGGTGGCCTCTCTGGCTGATATTGCCTGGATTGACAGGGATGAAGATGagaaagatgatgaagaagacaCCTTTGGCAGACCCAT gtCAGGGATGGCTCAGGGATTCATGTTTCGAGCCCACCAACCTCATCCTCAGAGAAGAGCCTTACGCCGCAGGAGGTCACTGCCCAGCCTGCACCAGGGGGCTCCAAACCCCCGAGGGGCCTCCACCGCCAACGATGAGGCCATTCAGAAGATCAGCGCACTTGAGACAGAACTTGCCAAGCTTAGAGCTCAGATAGCACAAATTGTGCTGGCTCAGGAAAAGAACACACAGCCAG TTACTAACCCAGGGGTACCTCTTCCCCCTCCACCCTGTGGGACATTGccgccccctccccctccaccgccaccaccacctcccctgCCCCAAAGTCTCCAGCGGACATTTTCAGCCATTGATTTGATAAAAGAACGCAGGGGGAAGAAGACAGATGGTCAGACAGTTTTGGATTCAAGGCCAGCAGAAATCCCGAGCATGCTTGATGTCCTAAAGGACATGAACAAAGTCAAGCTGCGATCAGTCAAAAG TCGTCCAGTGGAAAGTGATGCCAAAGGAAAGTCCACGGAGCctgcagatgctgctgctctcatCGCTGAGGCCCTAAAGCGCAAGTTTGCCCACCGTTATCGAAACGACAGTGGACAAGAGGACCAGGAGGATTTCAAACTTCCTGTTCCAAGTGTGAAACCTCAAACCGAAACGCCTTTG tttGGGCAACACATGTTGAAaccaactggaaaaaaaaagttgctctGA
- the armc1 gene encoding armadillo repeat-containing protein 1 — translation MSAEVDALTVVNQLRDLAADPLNRRAIVEDQGCLPGLILFLDHPNPQVVYSSLLAQRYLAECRANREKMKGELGMMLSLQNVMQKSTSPGETKLLASEIYEILQSAGKEEAEQAEAAAASCRRKAQFFLGSNNKKAKTVVLHIDGLDDSSRRSLCEEALLKIRGVISFTFQMAVKRCVVRIRSDLKAEALGTAINSTKVMSAQQVVKTEDGGELMVPFQEDSEVLVEENTDIPEYLPEDESPSQEQDKAVTRVGSITDGMGWLSTAANFLTRSFYW, via the exons ATGAGTGCGGAGGTGGATGCACTGACTGTGGTGAACCAGCTGCGGGATCTTGCTGCAGACCCCCTGAACCGAAGAGCCATAGTAGAAGACCAGGGTTGTCTGCCAGGTCTCATCCTTTTTTTAGACCACCCCAACCCACAGGTTGTCTACTCCTCGCTACTG GCCCAGCGCTACCTGGCAGAATGTCGAGCCAACAGAGAGAAGATGAAGGGCGAGCTGGGCATGATGCTGAGTTTGCAGAATGTCATGCAGAA GAGTACATCACCAGGGGAGACCAAGCTGCTGGCCTCTGAGATCTATGAGATTCTGCAATCAGCAGGTAAAGAAGAGGCCGAACAAGcggaagcagctgctgcctccTGCCGACGTAAAGCACAGTTTTTCCTGGGCTCCAACAACAAGAAGGCCAAAACTGTGGTGCTGCACATTGACGGACTGGATGACTCT AGTCGAAGGAGCCTGTGTGAGGAGGCTTTGTTAAAGATCCGTGGGGTCATCAGCTTCACCTTCCAGATGGCTGTCAAGAGATGTGTTGTCAGGATCCGCTCTGACCTTAAAGCTGAG GCTCTGGGAACCGCAATCAACTCCACCAAAGTAATGAGTGCTCAGCAGGTGGTGAAGAcagaagatggaggagaa CTGATGGTGCCATTCCAGGAGGACTCTGAAGTGTTGGTAGAGGAGAACACAGACATCCCAGAATACCTGCCCGAGGATGAGAGTCCATCCCAGGAGCAGGACAAGGCCGTCACACGTGTAGGCTCCATCACAGACGGCATGGGCTGGCTCAGCACCGCCGCCAACTTCCTGACCCGCTCTTTTTACTGGTGA